One window of Pseudomonas urmiensis genomic DNA carries:
- a CDS encoding TonB-dependent siderophore receptor, with amino-acid sequence MSRLPLARAVQLALFGVPLIAFTPASVAAQVQQSTRFEIAPGPLGTALSEFASAAGVTLSFASEQTQGLSSPGLQGTFSVEEGLARLLGGSGLQASRQSNGGYVLLPTASAANGAMELMPLSISGKAPGSTTEGSGSYTTESSSSSTRLNLSIKETPQSVTVLTRQRMEDQKLDTLTDALDATAGITVIRESIGADSTPYLSRGFAISNYEIDGVPTSSRMDNYTQNTAMYDRVEVVRGATGLISGLGNPSATINLIRKRPTQAPQVLLSAEAGSWDRYGLSVDVGGALNEAGNVRGRFVADQKDQHAWIDRFNQEISTLYGISEFDLSESTLLTLGFSHQVTHANAPMRTGFPLFTTTGALTDIKRSFNSSPDWSYYDRKQSSLFTSIEQHFANGWSGKLEYSHARNDYDTVATYMTGDIDAATGAGAFLMPTRWQASPEQDNLDAYLTGAFPFLGREHELITGVTLSRIEERGTANYGGWQRRGTYDGDIDNIYTWNGQAPKPRFTKIGESDLTETQYAAYLTSRWHLTDAASLILGTRVVDWNRETTNRIYGGATTKTERTETGIVIPYAGLVYDLDDTWTAYASYTQIFNPQNANIRDVSGSPLDPQEGTGYEIGLKAGFYEGRLNASLALFRVEQDNLAVADGDNLQPNNFQAYRAESGTTSEGVELELNGEIREGWQLTGGYSYSVSFDDDDKRIVTEIPRNSVKLFTTYRLPGALDKLTVGGGVNWQSETGYNTSYATTQSSYALTSLMARYQISPSLSATLNVNNLFDKEYYSTTAAGLYGAPRNFMTTLRYAY; translated from the coding sequence ATGTCTCGTCTTCCCCTGGCCCGCGCCGTCCAGCTGGCCCTCTTCGGCGTGCCCCTGATCGCTTTCACCCCTGCCAGCGTTGCGGCGCAAGTCCAGCAGTCGACCCGTTTCGAGATTGCACCCGGGCCGCTGGGCACAGCCTTGAGCGAGTTCGCCAGCGCCGCCGGGGTGACCCTGTCATTCGCCAGCGAGCAGACCCAGGGGCTCAGCTCGCCAGGCCTGCAAGGCACCTTCAGCGTGGAGGAAGGCCTGGCGCGCTTGCTCGGCGGCAGTGGCCTGCAAGCCAGCCGGCAGAGTAATGGCGGCTATGTGTTGCTGCCGACTGCCTCTGCGGCCAACGGCGCGATGGAGCTGATGCCACTGAGCATTTCCGGCAAGGCCCCGGGGTCGACCACCGAGGGCTCTGGCTCGTACACCACCGAGTCTTCGAGCAGCTCGACGCGGCTCAACCTGTCGATCAAGGAGACCCCGCAGTCGGTCACCGTGCTGACCCGCCAGCGCATGGAAGACCAGAAGCTCGACACCCTCACCGACGCCCTGGACGCCACCGCCGGTATCACCGTCATCCGCGAGAGCATCGGCGCCGACAGCACGCCGTACCTGTCCCGTGGCTTTGCCATCAGCAACTACGAGATCGACGGAGTACCGACCTCCTCGCGCATGGACAACTACACCCAGAACACCGCGATGTACGACCGGGTCGAAGTGGTGCGCGGCGCCACTGGCCTGATCAGCGGCCTGGGCAACCCGTCGGCGACCATCAACCTGATCCGCAAGCGGCCCACCCAAGCGCCACAAGTGCTGCTGTCGGCCGAGGCCGGTAGCTGGGACCGCTACGGCCTGAGCGTGGATGTTGGCGGCGCGCTTAACGAGGCGGGCAACGTGCGCGGGCGCTTCGTCGCCGATCAGAAGGACCAGCATGCCTGGATCGACCGCTTCAATCAGGAAATCTCCACCCTGTACGGCATCAGTGAATTCGACCTGAGTGAGTCGACCTTGCTGACGCTCGGCTTCAGCCATCAGGTGACCCATGCCAATGCCCCCATGCGCACCGGCTTTCCGCTGTTCACTACCACTGGCGCGCTGACCGACATCAAGCGCTCGTTCAACAGCTCGCCGGATTGGTCCTACTACGATCGCAAGCAGAGCAGCCTATTCACCTCGATCGAACAGCACTTCGCCAACGGGTGGAGCGGCAAGCTCGAATACAGCCATGCGCGTAACGACTACGACACCGTGGCCACCTACATGACCGGCGATATCGACGCCGCCACCGGCGCCGGGGCCTTTCTCATGCCGACCCGCTGGCAAGCCAGCCCCGAGCAGGACAACCTGGATGCCTACCTGACCGGCGCGTTTCCCTTTCTGGGGCGCGAGCATGAGCTGATCACTGGCGTAACCCTGTCGCGCATCGAAGAACGTGGCACCGCCAACTACGGCGGCTGGCAGCGGCGCGGCACCTACGATGGCGACATCGACAACATCTACACCTGGAACGGCCAAGCGCCCAAGCCGCGCTTTACCAAGATCGGCGAGAGTGACCTGACCGAAACCCAGTACGCCGCCTACCTGACCTCGCGCTGGCACCTGACCGACGCGGCCAGCCTGATTCTCGGCACCCGCGTAGTGGACTGGAACCGCGAAACCACCAACCGCATCTACGGGGGCGCGACCACCAAGACCGAACGCACCGAAACCGGCATCGTCATCCCCTATGCAGGCTTGGTCTACGACCTGGACGATACCTGGACCGCCTATGCCAGCTACACCCAGATCTTCAACCCGCAGAATGCCAACATCCGCGATGTCAGCGGCTCGCCACTCGATCCGCAGGAAGGCACCGGCTATGAGATTGGACTAAAGGCAGGCTTCTATGAAGGTCGGCTCAATGCCAGCCTGGCGCTGTTCCGGGTCGAGCAGGACAACCTCGCCGTGGCCGATGGCGACAACCTGCAGCCTAATAACTTCCAGGCCTACCGTGCCGAGAGCGGCACCACCAGCGAAGGGGTCGAGCTGGAACTCAACGGCGAAATCCGCGAGGGCTGGCAGCTCACCGGCGGTTACTCCTACAGCGTCAGTTTCGATGACGACGACAAGCGCATCGTCACCGAAATCCCGCGTAACAGCGTCAAGCTGTTCACCACTTACCGCCTGCCGGGCGCGCTCGACAAGCTGACCGTCGGCGGCGGCGTCAACTGGCAGAGCGAGACGGGCTACAACACCAGCTACGCCACCACCCAGAGCAGCTACGCCCTGACCAGCCTGATGGCGCGCTACCAGATCAGCCCGTCGTTGTCGGCGACCTTGAACGTCAACAACCTGTTCGACAAGGAGTACTACTCGACCACCGCAGCCGGGCTGTACGGCGCCCCGCGCAACTTCATGACCACCCTGCGCTACGCCTATTGA
- a CDS encoding sigma-70 family RNA polymerase sigma factor, translating into MPPADASALHDLYHTHNGWLKTWLRARLGNSSDAADLAQDTFLRVLTARNVDAIREPRTYLSSIARALMIDRFRRRAVEQAYLDVLALRPEALDISPETRLLILETLTAVDAMLDEMGPRTRTIFLAVQLEGLSYVATAERLAVSVTTVKKHMIRAMTQCLILVED; encoded by the coding sequence ATGCCTCCAGCCGACGCCTCTGCCCTGCACGATCTCTATCACACCCACAACGGCTGGCTGAAAACCTGGCTGCGGGCGCGCCTTGGCAATTCCAGCGATGCGGCGGACCTGGCCCAGGACACCTTTCTGCGGGTACTGACCGCGCGCAACGTCGACGCCATCCGCGAGCCGCGCACCTACCTCAGCTCGATTGCCAGGGCGTTGATGATCGACCGCTTCCGCCGCCGGGCGGTGGAGCAGGCTTACCTGGATGTATTGGCGTTGCGCCCGGAGGCGCTGGATATCTCGCCAGAAACCCGGCTGTTGATCCTGGAAACCCTGACGGCCGTGGATGCCATGCTCGATGAGATGGGGCCGCGTACGCGTACGATCTTCCTTGCCGTGCAGCTGGAGGGGCTGAGCTATGTGGCCACGGCCGAGCGCTTGGCGGTGTCGGTGACGACGGTGAAAAAACACATGATCCGCGCCATGACCCAGTGCCTGATTCTGGTCGAGGACTGA
- the queA gene encoding tRNA preQ1(34) S-adenosylmethionine ribosyltransferase-isomerase QueA codes for MRVADFSFELPDSLIARHPLAERHGSRLLVLDGPSGALVHQQFTDLLDYLRPGDLMVFNNTRVIPARLFGQKASGGKLEVLVERVLDSHRVLAHVRASKAPKAGTQILIDGGGEAEMVARHDTLFELRFTEEVLPLLERVGHMPLPPYIDRPDEGADRERYQTVYAERAGAVAAPTAGLHFDEALLEKIAAKGVERAFVTLHVGAGTFQPVRVDKIEDHHMHKEWLEVSQEVVDAVAACRARGGRVVAVGTTSVRSLESAARDGQLKAFSGDTDIFIFPGRPFHVVDALVTNFHLPESTLLMLVSAFAGYPETMAAYAAAVEQGYRFFSYGDAMFITRNPAPRGPEDQA; via the coding sequence ATGCGCGTCGCCGATTTTTCCTTCGAACTCCCCGATTCCCTGATCGCCCGCCACCCGCTGGCCGAGCGCCATGGCAGCCGACTGCTGGTTCTTGATGGACCGAGCGGGGCGCTGGTGCATCAGCAATTCACCGACTTGCTCGACTACCTGCGTCCGGGCGACCTGATGGTGTTCAACAACACCCGGGTGATCCCGGCGCGGCTGTTCGGCCAGAAAGCCTCCGGCGGCAAGCTCGAAGTGCTGGTCGAGCGGGTGCTCGACAGCCACCGGGTGCTGGCCCATGTGCGCGCCAGCAAGGCGCCCAAGGCCGGGACGCAGATCCTCATCGATGGCGGCGGCGAGGCCGAGATGGTCGCGCGCCATGACACGCTGTTCGAGCTGCGCTTCACCGAAGAGGTGCTGCCGCTGCTGGAGCGGGTCGGGCATATGCCGCTGCCGCCGTATATCGATCGCCCAGACGAAGGCGCCGATCGCGAGCGCTACCAGACGGTCTATGCCGAGCGCGCTGGCGCCGTTGCTGCGCCAACCGCAGGTCTGCACTTCGATGAAGCGCTGCTTGAGAAGATCGCAGCCAAGGGCGTTGAACGCGCCTTCGTCACCCTGCATGTGGGCGCGGGCACCTTCCAGCCGGTGCGGGTCGACAAGATCGAAGACCACCACATGCATAAAGAGTGGCTCGAGGTCAGCCAGGAGGTGGTCGATGCCGTTGCCGCCTGCCGCGCGCGCGGTGGTCGGGTAGTGGCCGTCGGCACTACCAGCGTGCGCTCGCTTGAGAGCGCTGCGCGTGACGGGCAGCTCAAGGCGTTCAGTGGCGACACCGACATCTTTATCTTCCCTGGCCGGCCGTTCCATGTGGTCGACGCCTTGGTCACCAACTTCCACCTGCCGGAGTCCACGCTGCTGATGCTGGTCTCGGCCTTCGCCGGTTATCCCGAGACCATGGCTGCCTACGCGGCAGCAGTCGAGCAGGGGTACCGCTTCTTCAGTTACGGTGATGCGATGTTCATCACCCGCAATCCGGCGCCACGCGGCCCCGAGGATCAAGCATGA
- a CDS encoding DUF3077 domain-containing protein: MMGAKTVGKTGFGYGDGDQPLFRVNAGHDAGRAMEQASAMMACVRRMTLLAATDGEADLGWAAHLLSDMVKAVMDDVELGQAEKAGH; encoded by the coding sequence ATGATGGGCGCAAAGACTGTTGGCAAAACCGGCTTCGGCTACGGCGATGGCGATCAACCGCTGTTCCGTGTCAACGCTGGCCACGATGCAGGCAGGGCAATGGAACAGGCCTCGGCGATGATGGCCTGCGTGCGGCGCATGACCTTGCTGGCGGCCACCGACGGGGAAGCGGACCTGGGTTGGGCCGCGCATCTGCTCAGCGATATGGTCAAGGCGGTGATGGATGATGTGGAACTGGGCCAGGCTGAGAAGGCTGGCCATTAG
- a CDS encoding FecR domain-containing protein codes for MLERKILQAAATWYVQLHAAPPSEAERLGWQAWLAQDARHAQAWARVEKLQRQLGHLPEEVALPTLAGVRARRRAVAKVLGLLLAAGATGWGLHIIEPISSRMAQHRTAKGERRHLRLADGGVLDINTDSAVDIRYGAGLREIQVHRGEVLIQTAADPQGRPFVVHTPQGSVRALGTRFSVRSEGQQSVVQVLEHAVEVRPAAAANRLMRLEAGQRVAFNRERVDAPEPGARDSDAWVRGMLMAVEWRLVDLVAELQRYRTGRLLCSDAVAGLRVSGGFRLDDTDTVLENLAASLPVRVHYLTRYWVRIDAV; via the coding sequence GTGCTCGAGCGCAAGATTCTCCAGGCGGCAGCCACTTGGTATGTGCAGTTGCACGCTGCGCCGCCGAGCGAGGCCGAGCGCCTCGGCTGGCAGGCTTGGCTTGCCCAGGATGCGCGTCACGCCCAGGCCTGGGCGCGGGTGGAGAAGCTGCAACGGCAACTGGGCCATTTGCCTGAAGAGGTCGCATTGCCCACCCTTGCCGGAGTGCGGGCGCGGCGACGGGCTGTGGCCAAGGTGCTGGGCTTGCTGCTGGCCGCTGGGGCGACGGGCTGGGGCCTGCACATCATCGAGCCGATTAGCTCGCGCATGGCCCAGCACCGCACGGCCAAGGGTGAGCGGCGCCATCTGCGCCTGGCCGATGGCGGGGTGTTGGATATCAACACCGACAGTGCTGTGGATATCCGCTATGGCGCTGGCTTGCGGGAAATCCAAGTGCATCGTGGCGAGGTGCTGATCCAGACGGCGGCCGATCCACAAGGTCGGCCGTTTGTCGTGCATACACCGCAGGGCAGCGTTCGTGCACTGGGTACGCGGTTCAGCGTGCGCAGTGAGGGTCAGCAGAGTGTGGTTCAGGTGCTGGAGCATGCAGTCGAAGTCAGGCCTGCGGCGGCCGCCAATCGGCTGATGCGGCTTGAGGCCGGGCAGCGGGTCGCGTTTAACCGTGAGCGGGTCGATGCGCCGGAGCCAGGGGCACGGGATAGCGATGCCTGGGTGCGGGGCATGCTGATGGCGGTGGAGTGGCGCTTGGTGGACCTTGTAGCTGAGCTGCAGCGCTATCGGACCGGGCGGTTGCTGTGCAGCGATGCGGTTGCCGGGTTGCGGGTCTCTGGTGGTTTTCGCTTGGATGATACCGATACGGTGCTGGAAAACCTGGCGGCGTCTTTGCCTGTCCGTGTGCATTACCTGACGCGCTACTGGGTACGGATCGATGCGGTCTGA